The Pseudomonadota bacterium genomic sequence GAGCCCAGCACGGGAGAGGTGGAACGCCATGCACAGAGACAGGTTGATCAAGAAGGTTCGCGCGCTCAGCGAGCGCTATCGGGTCGACAACGGTCGCAGGTTCCGGCTGCGCAGCTTCGATCCGGGCGACACGGCGGGTCTCGAGTCCGACGACAAGCCCAAGGCGCGCACCCTGCTGGCCGAAGGGGTTCAGGTGCTGGCCGAGCTGCAGGACATGCTCTACGCCAACGATCGCTGGGGCGTGCTCCTCATCTTCCAGGCGCTCGACGCCGCCGGGAAGGACGGGGTCATCAAGCACGTCATGTCCGGCGTGAACCCGCAGGGATGCCAGGTCTACTCGTTCAAGGCCCCATCGCACGAAGATCTCGACCACGACTACCTCTGGCGCTGCATGCGCTGCACGCCCGAGCGGGGGCGCATCGGCATCTTCAACCGTTCGTACTACGAAGAGGTGCTGGCGGTGAAGGTGCACCCCGAGCTTCTCGAGGCCCAGCACCTGCCCGAGGCCGCGCGCACCAGGAAGCTGTTCGAGCACCGCTATGAAGACATCGCCGCCTACGAGCGCTACCTGTCGAGAAATGGCTATGTGATTCGCAAGTTCTTCCTGCACGTGTCGCGCGACGAGCAGAAGCGCCGCTTCCTCGAGCGCCTCGACGAGCCGCGCAAGAACTGGAAGTTCTCCGAGGCCGACGTCACCGCGCGCCAGCACTTCGATGCCTACCAGCGGGCCTACGAGGACATGGTGCGGGCCACGGCCACCGAACACGCC encodes the following:
- a CDS encoding polyphosphate kinase 2 family protein, with amino-acid sequence MHRDRLIKKVRALSERYRVDNGRRFRLRSFDPGDTAGLESDDKPKARTLLAEGVQVLAELQDMLYANDRWGVLLIFQALDAAGKDGVIKHVMSGVNPQGCQVYSFKAPSHEDLDHDYLWRCMRCTPERGRIGIFNRSYYEEVLAVKVHPELLEAQHLPEAARTRKLFEHRYEDIAAYERYLSRNGYVIRKFFLHVSRDEQKRRFLERLDEPRKNWKFSEADVTARQHFDAYQRAYEDMVRATATEHAPWYVVPADNKWFTRLVVASAVIETLDGLDLSYPRVTREQRERLAAARTELENE